The DNA region TTCGTGGATCGTCAGATCGATATCACCCGTCGTGTGCACACCGGCGACGAGGATCTTGCGGCCTTGCATGCCGGCAAGCTGGTCCGGACGCTCGTCGCCGCCGCGGATTCCCGGCAGTTCGGGAGCGCGCTCGCGGGATGGCGTGACAAGGAGACCGCCATTCGGGCACTGGCCGACCCGCCGGAGACTTTCGTCGAGAAGATGCTGGCCGAGCTCGCTGTCCTGAGCCGCGCGGAATTTCGGTCCGGTTCCCGGGATGTGTTCACCCGTCCGATCGGGGAGTTCCTGCACTACTACGAGTCCTCGGGAACCACCGGAGACCCAGCGGCCGCGCCGAAGGCATTGGACGACCTGGCCGTGAACACGATCAACATCGGCGAAATGTGGGGTCGGTTACTCACGCCGGAGGACTCCGCTTTGGTCCTGATCAACGGTCCCTTCGCGCCGGCCGGGTATCAGTTCGAGAAGGTGATGGAGTACCTCGGCGTACTGTCGCTCCGGCTGTGGGTGGACAACGTGACTGGCGACTACACCCGGATCCTGCGCTTGGTCCGTGAGCTTTCGATCAGTACCTACGTCGGTGCCCCCTCGCGGCTGCTCGAGATGCTGCATTTCGCGTATCGGACCGGCGAGCCGGTGCCCCGGTTCCGCCAGTTGCTGCTGATGGCCGAGCAAACCGGTCCCTCATTGCTACGACACCTGGAGCGGTTGACCGGGGCGAGGGCTTTTGTCGGCACTTTCGGCTCGTCGGAGACGGGTACGACGGCTGTCACCTGTGAGGAGGGGAGCTTGCACCTCCAGGTACAGAGTTATCTGTTCGAGCTGGCCGACGCGCAGGGGATCCGGCGTGTCGGTGAGGGTCCGGACAAGGGCGAGCTGATGGTCACCTGTCTCGATCTGCCGGCGCGTCCGCTGCTGCGGTACCAGACCGGAGACCTGGTCGAGGTGAACAGCACCCCCTGCCCGTGTGGCTTGGCGCTTCCGGTGATGCGGACGCTGGGCCGCGCTCAGGACGTCATCGGTCGCGCCGGCGGGGGCGTCCGTCAAGAGGACGTGGAAGCCCTGTTGTGGTCCGAGAACAGTGCGGAGGTCGAGCACTTCACGGTACTCAACTACATGCTCGTGCTTCGTGGTCCCGATGTCGTGTGCCTCCTCACCACCGATCGCGAACCGGATGAGCCCGGTCTCGACGCGGTACGACGGCGTCTGGCACCCCTGTTCGACGGCCGCACGCTCG from Amycolatopsis sp. EV170708-02-1 includes:
- a CDS encoding phenylacetate--CoA ligase family protein — translated: MLIRDGKARAEYTDFVDRQIDITRRVHTGDEDLAALHAGKLVRTLVAAADSRQFGSALAGWRDKETAIRALADPPETFVEKMLAELAVLSRAEFRSGSRDVFTRPIGEFLHYYESSGTTGDPAAAPKALDDLAVNTINIGEMWGRLLTPEDSALVLINGPFAPAGYQFEKVMEYLGVLSLRLWVDNVTGDYTRILRLVRELSISTYVGAPSRLLEMLHFAYRTGEPVPRFRQLLLMAEQTGPSLLRHLERLTGARAFVGTFGSSETGTTAVTCEEGSLHLQVQSYLFELADAQGIRRVGEGPDKGELMVTCLDLPARPLLRYQTGDLVEVNSTPCPCGLALPVMRTLGRAQDVIGRAGGGVRQEDVEALLWSENSAEVEHFTVLNYMLVLRGPDVVCLLTTDREPDEPGLDAVRRRLAPLFDGRTLAVRTVPVLPPLAFLGSYLGWKLSRLVNLDDAAMMDRLPPPIAEVVRDSLAKIEATFPAALGLPRFPPGPRRPADMRQTSHQTGEVRSNLPSLP